A genomic window from Methylorubrum extorquens includes:
- a CDS encoding NAD-dependent epimerase/dehydratase family protein, whose product MSGKLIALTGATGFIGRHLLRALSERGYRVRVLLRRPVEVPEGASGAVVGDLARPMNMAAALTGVDAVVHSAGLAHAMSGAPEDDFRNSNTEATRKLAEAAQRAKVGRFVFLSSIRAQVGSSAPAPVSEADAPAPTDPYGRSKLAAEEALAETGLDWVALRPVLVYGAGVKGNMAALLKLARTPYPLPLASLTGRRSLVSVESLAGAVATALEAPGPLRRPLVVADPDPLTLPEMLAALRAGLGRGPGLMPCPVPLISLACRATGREAAFDRLSGSLVARAEGLEALGWRPAQASRDGLAALARAGD is encoded by the coding sequence GTGAGCGGAAAGCTGATCGCGCTGACGGGAGCCACGGGCTTCATCGGACGCCACCTGCTGCGGGCCCTCTCGGAGCGGGGCTACCGGGTCCGCGTGCTGCTGCGCCGGCCGGTGGAGGTCCCGGAGGGCGCCAGCGGCGCCGTCGTCGGCGATCTGGCCCGGCCGATGAACATGGCCGCTGCGCTTACCGGGGTCGATGCGGTGGTGCATTCCGCCGGCCTCGCTCACGCCATGTCCGGCGCACCCGAGGACGACTTTCGCAATTCGAACACCGAGGCGACGCGTAAGCTCGCCGAGGCGGCACAACGAGCCAAGGTGGGCCGCTTCGTCTTCCTCTCCTCGATCCGGGCGCAGGTGGGATCGAGCGCCCCGGCGCCCGTCTCCGAGGCGGACGCGCCCGCGCCGACCGATCCTTACGGCCGCTCGAAGCTCGCCGCAGAGGAGGCACTGGCCGAGACCGGTCTCGATTGGGTCGCCCTGCGCCCGGTGCTCGTCTACGGCGCCGGGGTGAAGGGCAACATGGCAGCGCTGCTCAAGCTCGCCCGCACGCCCTATCCCCTGCCGCTCGCGAGCCTGACCGGGCGCCGCTCGCTGGTCTCGGTCGAGAGTCTCGCGGGCGCGGTGGCGACCGCGTTGGAGGCGCCCGGCCCCCTGCGGCGTCCGCTGGTGGTGGCCGATCCCGATCCGTTGACCCTGCCCGAGATGCTCGCCGCGCTCCGCGCCGGCCTCGGCCGCGGACCCGGCCTGATGCCCTGTCCCGTTCCGCTGATCAGCCTCGCCTGCCGCGCCACCGGCCGCGAGGCCGCCTTCGACCGGCTGTCCGGCTCGCTTGTTGCCCGCGCCGAGGGGCTGGAGGCCCTGGGCTGGCGGCCGGCGCAGGCGTCGCGGGATGGGCTCGCGGCGCTGGCGCGGGCGGGCGACTGA
- a CDS encoding nucleoside-diphosphate sugar epimerase/dehydratase: MQKRTFKTAVMVVHDLAATAAAVVLTFVFRFQDGALAERLHALPLLLPPFLAYAGLIYAWFRLYRTKWRFASLPDLAGIVRAASVTALTLLVLDYVLVSSNLYGFYFFGKVAILLYWVLQIFLLGGPRLAFRYLKYARSRQSQARAATTPTLLLGRGADIEIVLRAIESGSVKRLSPKGILSPRADEAGQMMRGVPVLGGFRDLEQVVADLANRGLPVRRLVATPSALAPESEPDDLIARARRLGLPLARVTSLGEGMRDAELAPLEIEDLLLRPTVAIDRPRLENFLTGARVVVTGGGGSIGAEICARAVAFGASALLVIENSEPALHAVLNGPALLHAEAAVEGALADIRDRERLHAILRDFRPTYVFHAAALKQVPYLERDWAEGIKTNVFGSINVAEATVAAGARALVMISTDKAIEPVSQLGVTKRFAEMVAQSLDAERSGAEATRLIAVRFGNVLGSAGSVVPVFKAQIARGGPVTVTHAEMVRYFMTVREASDLVLTAASHADAEGRGDTGDQRAAVYVLKMGQPVRIRDLAERMIRLAGFEPGEDIEIQVTGARPGERLNEILFAKEEPRVTLAGIEGVMAAKPVFADRTVLEGWIARLHEAVAAGDRAAAEAVFEEAIPDFRNRAGAVPNAKPENRAVEPESSTVPLPQPTNA, from the coding sequence ATGCAGAAGCGCACCTTCAAGACGGCGGTGATGGTCGTCCATGACCTCGCCGCGACCGCGGCGGCCGTGGTGCTGACCTTCGTCTTTCGCTTTCAGGACGGAGCGCTGGCCGAGCGCCTGCACGCGCTGCCGCTGCTGCTGCCGCCGTTCCTGGCCTATGCCGGGCTGATCTACGCATGGTTCCGGCTCTATCGCACCAAGTGGCGCTTCGCCTCGCTGCCCGACCTCGCGGGCATCGTGCGCGCGGCCAGCGTCACCGCGCTGACTCTGCTCGTCCTCGACTACGTGCTGGTCTCCTCGAACCTCTACGGGTTCTACTTCTTCGGAAAGGTCGCGATCCTCCTCTATTGGGTCTTGCAGATCTTCCTGCTCGGCGGGCCGCGGCTGGCCTTCCGCTACCTGAAATACGCCCGCTCGCGGCAGAGCCAGGCGCGGGCCGCCACCACGCCGACGCTGCTGCTCGGCCGCGGCGCCGACATCGAGATCGTGCTGCGGGCCATCGAATCCGGCTCGGTCAAGCGCCTCTCCCCGAAGGGCATCCTCTCGCCGCGGGCGGACGAAGCGGGCCAGATGATGCGCGGCGTGCCCGTGCTCGGTGGGTTTCGCGATCTCGAACAGGTGGTGGCGGATCTCGCCAACCGCGGCCTGCCGGTGCGCCGGCTGGTGGCGACGCCGAGCGCGCTGGCGCCCGAATCCGAGCCCGATGACCTCATCGCCCGCGCCCGGCGGCTCGGCCTGCCGCTCGCCCGCGTCACCAGCCTCGGCGAGGGGATGCGCGACGCCGAACTCGCGCCGTTGGAAATCGAGGATCTGCTCCTGCGACCCACCGTCGCCATCGACCGGCCGCGGCTGGAAAACTTCCTCACCGGCGCCCGCGTGGTCGTGACCGGCGGCGGTGGTTCGATCGGTGCAGAGATTTGCGCCCGCGCCGTCGCCTTCGGCGCTTCGGCCTTGCTCGTCATCGAGAATTCGGAGCCGGCGCTGCACGCCGTCCTCAACGGCCCCGCCCTGCTCCACGCCGAGGCCGCGGTCGAGGGTGCGCTCGCCGATATCCGCGACCGCGAGCGGCTGCACGCCATCCTCCGCGATTTCCGGCCGACCTACGTCTTCCACGCCGCCGCTCTGAAGCAGGTGCCCTATCTCGAGCGCGACTGGGCCGAGGGCATCAAGACCAACGTGTTCGGCTCGATCAACGTCGCCGAGGCGACGGTGGCCGCGGGCGCCCGCGCCCTGGTGATGATCTCGACCGACAAGGCGATCGAACCGGTCTCGCAGCTCGGCGTCACCAAGCGCTTCGCCGAGATGGTGGCCCAATCGCTTGACGCGGAACGCAGTGGCGCGGAGGCGACCCGGCTCATCGCCGTGCGCTTCGGCAACGTGCTGGGCTCGGCCGGCTCCGTAGTGCCGGTGTTCAAGGCGCAGATCGCCCGCGGCGGCCCCGTTACGGTGACCCATGCCGAGATGGTGCGCTACTTCATGACCGTGCGCGAGGCCTCCGACCTCGTGCTTACGGCGGCCTCCCACGCCGATGCGGAGGGGCGCGGCGATACCGGCGATCAGCGCGCGGCGGTCTACGTGCTGAAGATGGGCCAGCCGGTGCGCATCCGGGATCTCGCAGAGCGGATGATCCGGCTCGCAGGCTTCGAGCCCGGCGAGGACATCGAGATCCAGGTCACCGGCGCGCGCCCGGGCGAGCGGCTCAACGAGATCCTGTTCGCGAAGGAGGAGCCGCGCGTGACGCTCGCCGGCATCGAGGGCGTGATGGCGGCCAAGCCCGTCTTCGCCGACCGCACCGTGCTGGAAGGGTGGATCGCGCGCCTGCACGAGGCCGTGGCCGCGGGGGACCGGGCGGCGGCGGAGGCGGTGTTCGAGGAGGCGATCCCGGATTTTCGCAATCGCGCCGGGGCCGTTCCGAACGCGAAGCCTGAGAACCGTGCCGTCGAGCCCGAGTCGTCAACCGTGCCGCTTCCACAGCCGACGAACGCTTAG
- a CDS encoding glycosyl transferase, which yields MTLVPPLVVPLAALLSAGLIVLLKPLLQRYALARPNARSSHRVPTPQGGGIAIIAAALLTVAVLAAPAGIALGGVELPVLALSVIALAVVGAVDDIRPLPASLRLVIQAGAVAAVVITAEGRLLPDVPLGLERAFTILAGLWFVNLVNFMDGLDWMTLAEFVPPTAFLFALGLAGQYAPEPTLVAGALLGGLLGFAPFNRPVARLFMGDVGSLPVGLIVAWLLFRLAGEGSLAAALILPLYPIADATLTLLWRLRRGEAVWQAHRSHYYQVATVNGFSVLETVGSVFAVQAVLAGLAGVTLLWPSRTVTLVCLVLSAGLVGWLLRRFATPRAASA from the coding sequence ATGACCCTCGTACCGCCCCTCGTCGTACCGCTGGCGGCGCTCCTCTCCGCCGGTCTCATCGTGCTGCTGAAGCCGCTCTTGCAGCGCTACGCGCTCGCACGGCCCAATGCCCGCTCCAGCCACCGGGTGCCGACGCCCCAGGGCGGCGGCATCGCCATCATCGCTGCCGCGCTGCTCACGGTGGCCGTTCTCGCTGCACCGGCCGGGATCGCGCTCGGGGGCGTCGAGCTGCCGGTGTTGGCTCTCTCCGTGATCGCCCTTGCCGTCGTTGGCGCCGTCGACGACATCCGGCCGCTGCCGGCCTCGCTCCGTCTCGTGATCCAGGCCGGTGCGGTCGCCGCCGTCGTGATTACCGCCGAGGGCCGCCTGCTCCCGGACGTGCCGCTGGGGCTCGAGCGCGCTTTCACGATCCTCGCCGGGCTCTGGTTCGTGAACCTCGTCAACTTCATGGACGGGCTCGACTGGATGACGCTGGCCGAGTTCGTGCCGCCCACCGCCTTCCTGTTCGCCCTCGGCCTCGCGGGCCAATACGCGCCCGAGCCGACCCTGGTCGCCGGCGCGCTGCTTGGCGGGCTTCTCGGCTTCGCCCCGTTCAACCGGCCGGTGGCACGGCTGTTCATGGGCGATGTCGGCTCGCTGCCGGTCGGGCTGATCGTGGCGTGGCTGCTGTTCCGCCTTGCGGGGGAGGGTAGCTTGGCCGCCGCGCTGATCCTGCCGCTCTATCCGATCGCCGACGCGACGCTCACCCTTTTGTGGCGCCTGCGGCGGGGTGAGGCCGTCTGGCAGGCCCATCGCAGCCACTATTATCAGGTCGCTACCGTCAACGGGTTCTCCGTGCTGGAGACCGTCGGCTCGGTCTTCGCCGTGCAGGCGGTACTGGCCGGGCTTGCGGGCGTGACCTTGCTTTGGCCGTCTCGGACCGTCACGCTCGTCTGCCTCGTCCTCTCGGCGGGGCTGGTCGGATGGCTGCTGCGCCGGTTCGCGACGCCGCGGGCTGCCAGCGCGTGA